From a single Lates calcarifer isolate ASB-BC8 linkage group LG12, TLL_Latcal_v3, whole genome shotgun sequence genomic region:
- the LOC108889424 gene encoding adenosine receptor A1, with protein sequence MTSGLPASKAVYIGMEVVIAVSSVIGNVMVVWAVRINRSLRDTTFCFIVSLALADIAVGALVIPLAITISIGLKTHFYSCLLVACTVLVLTQSSILALLAIAIDRYLRVKIPMSYKRVVTPRRAGTAVLLCWLVSIIVGLTPMLGWNNLQLLRDNGSLITDDLLVTCEFETVISMDYMVYFNFFGWVLPPLLLMLAIYVEIFYMIHKQLNKKVTASHTDPRRYFGKELKLAKSLALVLFLFAVSWLPLHILNCITLFCPACEKPEFLIYIAIILTHGNSTVNPIVYAFRIKKFRTAFRKIWKQYVLCQDPVGRLPQRGSQRGQSHERRLRQNDDDDDDV encoded by the exons ATGACTTCGGGTCTGCCTGCCTCTAAAGCCGTGTACATCGGGATGGAGGTGGTGATCGCCGTGTCCTCGGTCATCGGGAACGTCATGGTCGTCTGGGCTGTGCGTATTAACCGGTCTCTGAGAGACACCACGTTTTGTTTCATCGTCTCCCTGGCCTTGGCTGACATTGCGGTCGGGGCTCTAGTCATACCCCTCGCCATAACCATCAGCATCGGACTCAAGACGCACTTCTACAGTTGCTTGCTGGTCGCCTGCACAGTGCTCGTCCTCACTCAAAGTTCGATCCTGGCGTTGTTGGCCATCGCCATCGACCGCTATCTGAGAGTCAAAATCCCCATGAG CTACAAGCGGGTCGTGACCCCTCGGCGAGCCGGCACAGCCGTGTTGTTGTGTTGGCTGGTGTCCATCATAGTGGGCCTCACGCCTATGTTGGGCTGGAATAACCTGCAGCTTCTCCGTGACAATGGCTCCCTGATCACTGATGACCTCTTGGTGACCTGCGAGTTTGAGACAGTCATCAGCATGGACTACATGGTCTATTTCAACTTTTTTGGCTGGGTGCTGCCCCCTCTGCTACTCATGCTGGCAATCTATGTTGAGATTTTCTACATGATTCACAAGCAGCTCAATAAGAAG GTGACAGCAAGCCACACAGATCCGAGACGTTATTTTGGCAAAGAGCTCAAACTGGCCAAGTCGCTGGCCcttgttcttttcctcttcgCAGTCAGCTGGCTCCCTCTTCACATCCTCAACTGCATCACCCTCTTCTGCCCTGCCTGTGAAAAGCCAGAGTTCCTCATTTACATCGCCATCATCCTTACCCACGGTAACTCAACCGTCAACCCCATCGTTTACGCTTTCCGCATAAAGAAATTCCGCACAGCGTTCCGGAAAATCTGGAAACAGTACGTGCTTTGTCAGGATCCAGTTGGTCGGCTTCCACAAAGGGGGAGCCAGAGAGGACAGAGTCATGAGAGGAGGCTGAGgcagaatgatgatgatgacgatgatgtgTGA